The Streptomyces sp. NBC_01298 genome contains the following window.
GGGTCATAGGAGGGGCTGCTGACCAGCGCGAGGATCCTGCCCGTGGACGGCTCCACGGCGGCGACCGCGCCCCGCTTGCCGGCGAGCCCGGTGTACGCGGCCAGCTGTATCTTCGCCCGGATGGTGGTGGCGGCGTTGCCGCCGCCGGGGCGGCCGCGCGAGAGCTCGTACCAGAGCGGGAAGGCCGACAGTCCGGGGTCGGTGCCGGAGAGGACGGGGTCCTCGGCGCGTTCCAGGAAGCTGGTCCCGTAGGTCTGGGAGGCGAAGCCGGTCACGGGTGCGTAGAGCGGGCCGTTCTTGTACGTGCGCTCGTAGCGCAGGGTCTGGCGGCTGTCCCGGGAGCCGGTGACGGGACGGCCGTCGACGGTGATGTCCCCGCGCGGTTCGGCGTACCGCGCGATGGCGGGGCGCTTGTTAGCCGGGTTGGCGCCGTAGCCGGCGGCCTCCCAGACCTGCACGCGGCCGACGTTGACCAGCAGGGCGACGAGCAGCAGGGCGCAGAAGTACGCGCACCAGCGGATGTAGCGGATCACGCGGCGGCCTCCTCGGCCGGTCCGGGCCTGCGGGCGCTGTCGCTGAGCCGGACGAGGAGGGCGACGATGATCCAGTTGGTGACCACGGAGGAGCCGCCCTGGGCGAGGAAGGGCATCGCCATGCCGGTCAGCGGGATCAGACCGGTGACTCCGCCGGCGATGACGAACACCTGGAGCGCGACGATCGAGGCGAGTCCGGTGGCGAGGAGTCGCCCGAAGGGGTCGCGCAGCGCCAGCCCGGTCCGGAAACCGCGGGCGACGAGGAGCCCGTAGAGGAGCAGGATCGCGGTGAGGCCGACGAGGCCGAGCTCCTCCCCGGCGGTGGCGAGGATGAAGTCCGATTTGGCGGCGAATCCGATGAGGAAGGACTGGCCGTGCCCGAGCCCGGCGCCGAGCAGCCCACCGGCCCCGAAGGCGAAGAGGGACTGGGCGAGCTGGCCGGGGCCGTCGCCGCGCTCGATGGAGGCGAAAGGATTCAGCCAGTCGTCCACGCGGCTGTGCACGTGCGGCTCGAACGTCCCGACCGCGTACGCGCCCACGGCCGCGAGTAGCAGCCCGATGGCGATCCAGCCGATCCGGCCGGTAGCCGTGAACAGCATGATCACGAAGAGGCCGAAGAAGAGCAGCGAGGTCCCGAGGTCGCGCTCCAGGACGAGCACGCCGACCGAGAGCAGCCAGATGGCCAGGATCGGGCCGAGCACCCGGCCGGGCAGCAGCCTCAGCTTCCAGAAGAGGGTGCGCCCGGTGAGGGCCAGGGCGGTGCGGTTCGCCGCGAGATAGGAGGCGAAGAAGACGGCGAGCAGGATCTTGGCGAACTCCCCCGGCTGGAAGGAGAGCCCGGCGAACCGGATCCAGATGTGCGCGCCGTTCACGGCCGGGAAGAAGACGGGCACCAGCATCAGCACCAGCGCGAGGGCGACGGACAGGTACGCGTACTTCTGCAGCACCCGGTGATCGCGCAGCAGCGCGACGGCGACCACGAAGAGCACCACCCCGAGGGCGGACCAGCGCAGTTGCTCACCGGCGGTGGCGTTGCCGGGTGTGGTGACGTCGAGGCGCTGGATGAGGACGAGCCCGAGGCCGTTGAGCAGGACGGCGATCGGCAGCAGCAGCGGATCGGCGTACGGGGCGTACAGCCGGACGGCGAGGTGGGCGACGAGCGCGGCCACGGCGAGGCCGGCGGCGTAGTGGGCGGCGGGCGCGGGGATCCGGCCGGTGGTGGCGAGCCCCACGTAGAGGTGGCCGAGGACGGCGATCAGGACGGCGCCGAAGAGCAGCGACAGCTCGACTCCACGACGCTTGGGTGCGCGGGCATCGGGTGGCGGTGGCGGGGCGGGTTCCGCCACCTTCGCCGTCAGAGCGGTCATACGGGGAAACGTAGCAAGGAGGCGGGCCGTATGTCCGCTTATGTCATAGTGTGCCGAAGAGTCGTCAGAACCGGTCGGAAATGAAGTAGCGGATCAGGAGTCTCCCCACATGGGACCTGCGGAGTTCATCGTCCTGGCCTTTCCGGAAGAACAGCTGCGGGTCGCGGGGGTCGAGGCGGTGATGGGACTGCGCAAGGCCGGGGTCGTGCGGCTGATCGACGGACTGGTGGCCACCAAGACCGCGGGCGGCGAGGTGCTGTCGGCGGAGTTCGACGAGTTCGTCGAACTCCGGGGCCTGCTCGCCCACCGGGAGGCGGCCCCGCTGATCGGCCCCGAGGACGTCAGGGAATCGGCCGAACTGATGGACCGCGGCAGCTGCGCCCTCCTCCTGGTCGTCGAGCACGTCTGGGCCGAGGACGCCGCCATCGCCGTCCGCGCGGCGGGCGGCCGGATCGCCGGAGCGGTCCGCCTCCCGGCCGACCGGCTGGGGGTGGCCTGATGTTCATCCGCCCCATCGGTTCCGTGGTGAACCCCTCCCGGCGCCCCACGGGCCACCCCCTGCTGCGCGGAATCCTGGCGCGCGGAGCCTACGTGTGGGACGCGGCCCAGCACCCGGCGGCGTCGGCCCCGCAGCCCGGGGACGGCAGGGCCCCGGGCACGGCTCCGGCTCCGGCTCCGGGCGCAGGCACGGGCGCGCATCCCGGTCCGGCTCCCTCGCCCCCGACGGCCCCCTCCGACCGCCGGGAGCCCGCTGCCGCCAGCCCGGCTCCCCACACCGGCCAGGGGGTTCCCGTACCGGCCCCTCCCGGGGCCGATCTGACGGACCGCCTGACCCAGCTGGCCGCGCTGGCCCGCGAAGGCCTGCTCACCCCGCAGGAGTTCTCGGCGGCCAAGGCCCGCCTCCTGGCCGGCTGACCTGGCCGGCTGACCTGGCCCGGTCGCCTACTCCTGGGGAAGGCCCTTCAGACCTTCCGGTTTCCGCAGCGCGATCAGACCCCCGGCCGCCCTCACCGCCTTCAGCATCCCCGCCGCGCCGGCCGCCCCCGCCACACCCATCACCCGCGCCGCCGTCCCGACGGCCATCGGTATTCGCGGTCGCCGGGCGGGCCGGCCGGCGACGAGCTCCAGCCCGCCCCCGGACGCCGCCCGGTCGGCGGCTATCGCCACGAGCTCCGTCTTCAGACGCGCCTCGAACGCGGTGGGCCTGCTGCTCATCGTGCTACCTCCAAGTGCTGCGCCGCGGCGGAGGCGGCGGGATCGGCCGGAGTCCGCAGCGCGCGCCGGGCGCGGTGCAGGCGGACCCTGATGGTGGCCTGGGTGACACCGAGGGCCTGGGCGGCCTCGGCCGGGGTGAGGCCGTCGATCACGACCAGGTCGAGCGCGGCCCGCAGTGGCTCCGACAGGGCGGCATGCCGCTCGGCCAGGTCACGGAAGGCCCGCTGTGCGTCTATCCGTTCCTCCAGGGCCGCCACGTCCTGGTCGTCGAGCAGCCTCCGGCCGCTGAGCCGTTGCATCGCACCGCGCTCGCGGGCACCCTCACGGGCGTGGTTCGCCAGGACGTTGCGCGCGATGCCGTAGAGCCACGCGATCGGCACTCCCCTGTCGGGCCGGTAGCCCGCCACGTCCTTCAAGGCGGCGAGGAAGATGTCGGCCGTGAGGTCCGCCGCCAGGTGCGGGTCGGCGACCCGCCGGGTGACGAACCCGAGCACGGCGTCGATGTGTTCCTCGTAGAACGCGCCGAACCCCTCCGGCGTGCGGAGATCCGGCGGCCCGGGATCCGGTGGCCTGCGATCCGGTGGCCTGCGATCCGGTGGCCCGGCCCCCGCCCACCCGGCGCCCTTCCCCCCGCTCGCCGCCCGCGCGCCGCCCGCCCGCGCGGCGCCCGCCTTCGGTCCGCCCGCCTGCGTGCCGCCCGCCCCCGCGCCGTTCTCGTGTGCGCTGTTCACCCGGTCCTCCCCTGGTTCGCGAGGCCCCGTCGGCCCCTCACCCCGTACTTGGCGAAAGCCGCGTCAAGCGTTTCATCGGGTGCGGCCGGCGGACGTACGCCGACCGGGTGAGCGGCGCGGCACGGCCGCCCCGGGTGGGCGATTTGTCATACCGCGCATGGCAGCATCGGCCGCCAGGAGGTGACCCCATGTCACGACGACGCAGACGTCGGCTGCTTCGCGCCGCGTGCCTCGCCGCAGCCCTCGTCACGGCCGGCCCGCTCCCCGTCACCCACGCCGAGCCCACCGCCCCCGTGGCACCGGAAACGCCCTCGGCGCCGGAGACCCCCGCGGCACCGGACACCCCGGACACCCCCACCACTCCGGGCGCCCCCGACCAACCCGCGGAGCCCGTCGGGGTCCTCCTCACCCGCCTCCAAGGCCTCTACCAGAGCGCCGAGCAGGCCACCGAGGCCTACAACGCCGCCGAGACCGCCCTCACCTCCCGGCAGCGCGAGGAGAGCCGGCTCAGCACCGAGCTCGGCAAGGCCCGTACCGCCGTCACCGAGGCCCACGCCATCACGGGCCGGCTGGCGCGCGAGCAGTACAAGGGGGCCCGCGGGTTCTCCCCGTACGCCCGGATGCTGTTCGCCGGGACCCCCCAAGGGGCCCTGGAACAGCGCCGGGTCGCGGAGCGCGAGGGGGCCCGGCGGGCCGCCGCGCTGGAGCGGCTCACCCGGGGCGAGAAGAAGGCCGACCTCCTCGCCACCGCGGCCCGCAAGGCCCTGGACTCCGAGCAGAAGCTGGCCGCGGAGACCAAGAAGCGCAAGGAGGAGGCCGCCGCGCAGCTCAAGGAGGTCGAGCGGATGCTGGCCTCGCTCAGCCCCGCCCAGCTCACCGAGCTGGGCACCCGCGAAGCCGAGGAGACCGCCACCGCCCAGCGGGAGCTGATCGGTTCGGGGAAGCTGGGCAGTGCAGGCCCGCAGCTCCGCACCCCCACCGCGGCCGGCGGCACGGCCCTCACCTACGCGGCCGCCCAGATCGGGAAGCCGTACGTCTGGGGCGCCGAGGGTCCGGCCTCCTTCGACTGTTCGGGGCTGACCTCACAGGCCTGGGCGCACGCGGGCCGCGAGATCCCCCGGACCAGTCAGGAGCAGTGGGCCCGGCTGCCCAGGGTGCCGCTCGACGAACTGCGCCCCGGCGACCTGGTGGTGTACTTCCCGACCGCGACCCACGTGGCCCTGTACGTCGGCGACGGCAAGGTCATCCAGGCACCCCGGCCGGGCGCGAAGGTGAAGGTCTCGCCGATCGCGGCGAACCCGCTGCTCGGCGCGGTACGGCCGGACCCCGACGGGGCGCCGCTGCGCGCCTTCACCCCGCCGCCGCTGCCCGAGGGCGCGACGGCGGGCGACGACACGGGTT
Protein-coding sequences here:
- a CDS encoding FtsW/RodA/SpoVE family cell cycle protein, whose amino-acid sequence is MTALTAKVAEPAPPPPPDARAPKRRGVELSLLFGAVLIAVLGHLYVGLATTGRIPAPAAHYAAGLAVAALVAHLAVRLYAPYADPLLLPIAVLLNGLGLVLIQRLDVTTPGNATAGEQLRWSALGVVLFVVAVALLRDHRVLQKYAYLSVALALVLMLVPVFFPAVNGAHIWIRFAGLSFQPGEFAKILLAVFFASYLAANRTALALTGRTLFWKLRLLPGRVLGPILAIWLLSVGVLVLERDLGTSLLFFGLFVIMLFTATGRIGWIAIGLLLAAVGAYAVGTFEPHVHSRVDDWLNPFASIERGDGPGQLAQSLFAFGAGGLLGAGLGHGQSFLIGFAAKSDFILATAGEELGLVGLTAILLLYGLLVARGFRTGLALRDPFGRLLATGLASIVALQVFVIAGGVTGLIPLTGMAMPFLAQGGSSVVTNWIIVALLVRLSDSARRPGPAEEAAA
- a CDS encoding DUF6325 family protein, which codes for MGPAEFIVLAFPEEQLRVAGVEAVMGLRKAGVVRLIDGLVATKTAGGEVLSAEFDEFVELRGLLAHREAAPLIGPEDVRESAELMDRGSCALLLVVEHVWAEDAAIAVRAAGGRIAGAVRLPADRLGVA
- a CDS encoding SHOCT domain-containing protein — protein: MFIRPIGSVVNPSRRPTGHPLLRGILARGAYVWDAAQHPAASAPQPGDGRAPGTAPAPAPGAGTGAHPGPAPSPPTAPSDRREPAAASPAPHTGQGVPVPAPPGADLTDRLTQLAALAREGLLTPQEFSAAKARLLAG
- a CDS encoding RNA polymerase sigma factor, whose protein sequence is MNSAHENGAGAGGTQAGGPKAGAARAGGARAASGGKGAGWAGAGPPDRRPPDRRPPDPGPPDLRTPEGFGAFYEEHIDAVLGFVTRRVADPHLAADLTADIFLAALKDVAGYRPDRGVPIAWLYGIARNVLANHAREGARERGAMQRLSGRRLLDDQDVAALEERIDAQRAFRDLAERHAALSEPLRAALDLVVIDGLTPAEAAQALGVTQATIRVRLHRARRALRTPADPAASAAAQHLEVAR
- a CDS encoding C40 family peptidase; this encodes MSRRRRRRLLRAACLAAALVTAGPLPVTHAEPTAPVAPETPSAPETPAAPDTPDTPTTPGAPDQPAEPVGVLLTRLQGLYQSAEQATEAYNAAETALTSRQREESRLSTELGKARTAVTEAHAITGRLAREQYKGARGFSPYARMLFAGTPQGALEQRRVAEREGARRAAALERLTRGEKKADLLATAARKALDSEQKLAAETKKRKEEAAAQLKEVERMLASLSPAQLTELGTREAEETATAQRELIGSGKLGSAGPQLRTPTAAGGTALTYAAAQIGKPYVWGAEGPASFDCSGLTSQAWAHAGREIPRTSQEQWARLPRVPLDELRPGDLVVYFPTATHVALYVGDGKVIQAPRPGAKVKVSPIAANPLLGAVRPDPDGAPLRAFTPPPLPEGATAGDDTGYSEAGAPQTSKESEVSEESERSEESGKS